One window from the genome of Moorena sp. SIOASIH encodes:
- a CDS encoding methyltransferase domain-containing protein, which yields MQNVDFEIKLPEIESARNLPIQEEFFWLSQNGKETKLRVHDYSQLYRIPDLYRHLIEKLHSISHTVLSSRLIDRVTQAGETVEDLVLLEVGAGSGMVGKALVDLGVKSVTGIDILPEAAEAAAREYPGVYENYYVEDLTNLSNTAREGLNSQSFNGLVCGSALGFNHIPAQGWASAFNAIAPNGWIAFNVQKERWEDKSSASFVAWHPWVGKTDIFEIVETHEYQHRFHLDGRPLYYIAIIGKKRGNIPES from the coding sequence ATGCAGAACGTTGATTTTGAGATAAAATTACCAGAAATCGAAAGTGCTCGCAACTTACCCATCCAAGAAGAATTCTTTTGGCTAAGCCAAAATGGAAAGGAAACCAAGCTCAGAGTACATGACTATAGTCAATTGTACCGGATTCCTGATCTGTACAGACATTTAATTGAAAAATTGCACTCTATATCCCATACCGTACTATCTTCTCGACTGATAGATCGAGTCACCCAAGCTGGTGAAACGGTTGAGGATCTGGTACTGCTAGAAGTTGGGGCAGGAAGTGGAATGGTAGGAAAAGCTCTAGTGGACTTGGGGGTCAAGTCAGTCACTGGAATTGACATTCTTCCAGAAGCAGCTGAAGCGGCAGCACGGGAATACCCAGGAGTTTACGAGAATTACTATGTTGAAGACCTGACTAATTTAAGCAACACAGCACGGGAGGGGTTAAACAGCCAAAGCTTTAATGGTCTAGTTTGCGGATCTGCTCTTGGGTTTAATCACATTCCTGCCCAAGGCTGGGCTAGCGCATTTAATGCGATCGCACCCAATGGCTGGATTGCTTTTAATGTGCAGAAAGAACGGTGGGAGGACAAAAGCTCGGCTTCTTTTGTGGCATGGCACCCTTGGGTAGGCAAAACTGACATTTTTGAGATTGTTGAAACCCATGAGTATCAGCACCGATTTCACTTGGACGGACGCCCCCTATACTATATAGCCATTATTGGCAAAAAACGAGGCAACATACCGGAAAGCTAG
- a CDS encoding SDR family NAD(P)-dependent oxidoreductase yields the protein MNQHTTINSSSVVLVSGGGRGVTAQCVIKLAEQYRCKFILLGRSCIADTEPEWAKNCFDESELKKRIMQDLIAQGEKPTPVKVKKHFNTISRGRDITKTISTIKQIGGEAEYLSVDVTNSADLNAKLAPVIQCFGAITGIIHGAGNLADKLIEKKSEQDFETVYNTKIEGLESLLSCVQPSQLDFIVLFSSFVAFYGNPGQSDYALANEILNKYAYVLKHKYPNCHVVSIGWGPWDGGMVTPELKKFFAQQDMELISVDVGAKMLIDELNSSDQETAQILVMSRPIVGSPKQLSPEKQTFRIQRKLTLSENPFVCDHVIASHPVLPAMCGISWIANTCEQLYPGYKFFSCDNYKVLKGIVFDNTLANSYTLDLKEIKKSQGSIEFEALVSSESTIKIPHYHYKTQIKLVQEIPQATTYESFNSTQNPALLSLSPYQNGTLFHKPRFQGVKRILNISAEGLTVQCSLESLDVKQQGKFPVQAFNPYTADILFQALLVWVRYFDDLGSLPLQFSKLEQFSLIPFNQEFYISLEIDSRSDNRVVANATAHEAQGNIYLKIDQMQVTSSSRLNHLFMENTCSDLVCS from the coding sequence ATGAACCAACACACTACAATTAATTCATCATCCGTTGTTCTGGTCAGCGGTGGTGGAAGAGGGGTTACGGCTCAATGCGTAATTAAACTAGCAGAGCAATATCGGTGCAAATTTATTCTGCTGGGTCGCTCTTGTATTGCTGACACTGAACCAGAATGGGCTAAAAATTGCTTCGACGAGTCCGAATTGAAAAAGCGAATCATGCAGGATTTGATCGCCCAAGGTGAAAAGCCCACACCTGTCAAAGTTAAAAAACATTTTAATACTATATCACGAGGACGAGACATTACTAAAACTATCTCTACTATTAAACAGATTGGAGGAGAGGCAGAGTATCTTAGTGTAGACGTTACCAATAGTGCTGATTTAAATGCTAAGCTAGCACCAGTAATTCAGTGCTTTGGAGCGATTACGGGAATTATTCATGGAGCGGGTAACTTAGCCGATAAGTTGATTGAAAAAAAATCAGAGCAGGATTTTGAAACAGTTTACAATACCAAGATTGAAGGGTTAGAAAGCTTACTTAGCTGTGTCCAACCCAGTCAATTAGACTTCATTGTTTTATTTTCCTCCTTTGTAGCATTTTACGGCAATCCTGGTCAATCCGATTATGCCTTAGCTAATGAAATCCTTAATAAGTATGCCTATGTACTAAAGCATAAGTATCCCAATTGTCACGTAGTTTCTATCGGTTGGGGGCCTTGGGATGGGGGGATGGTCACCCCGGAATTAAAGAAGTTTTTTGCCCAGCAAGATATGGAATTAATTTCCGTGGATGTGGGAGCAAAAATGTTAATTGATGAATTAAATAGTTCTGATCAGGAGACTGCACAAATTCTAGTGATGAGCCGTCCGATTGTTGGCTCCCCTAAGCAGCTATCTCCTGAAAAACAGACATTCCGGATTCAGCGAAAATTAACTTTATCCGAGAATCCTTTTGTCTGTGACCACGTGATTGCCTCTCATCCAGTTTTACCAGCCATGTGTGGTATCTCATGGATTGCCAATACTTGTGAACAACTCTATCCCGGTTACAAATTTTTCAGTTGTGACAACTACAAAGTTCTCAAAGGAATTGTTTTCGACAACACCCTGGCCAATTCCTACACGCTGGATTTAAAAGAAATTAAAAAATCTCAAGGTTCAATAGAATTTGAAGCACTGGTTTCGAGCGAAAGCACCATAAAAATACCTCATTATCATTACAAGACTCAAATAAAGCTGGTGCAGGAAATTCCTCAAGCTACTACTTATGAGTCATTTAATAGTACCCAAAATCCAGCACTTCTGAGTCTGTCACCTTATCAAAATGGCACCTTATTCCATAAACCCCGTTTTCAGGGAGTGAAGCGAATTCTCAATATCAGTGCTGAAGGATTGACTGTTCAATGTAGTTTGGAGAGTTTGGACGTCAAACAACAAGGTAAATTTCCAGTCCAGGCATTCAATCCTTACACCGCTGATATTTTATTTCAAGCTCTACTAGTTTGGGTTAGGTACTTTGATGATTTAGGTAGCTTACCTTTGCAGTTTAGCAAACTGGAACAGTTTAGTTTGATTCCATTTAATCAGGAATTTTATATTTCATTGGAGATTGATTCAAGGAGTGACAATCGAGTAGTTGCTAATGCTACGGCTCACGAGGCTCAAGGAAATATCTATCTAAAGATTGACCAAATGCAGGTGACCAGCAGCTCTCGACTTAATCACCTATTTATGGAAAACACTTGTTCAGATTTGGTTTGTTCTTGA
- a CDS encoding beta-ketoacyl synthase N-terminal-like domain-containing protein, which translates to MDKSISPDLETSDNTTKSQNKLHSQLQQNPIAIVGMAALFPNARNLQEYWENILGKVDCITDVPSSHWNVEDYYDPDPKTPDKTYAKRGGFLPDVKFDPLEFGLPPDTLEAIDSAQLLGLMMAKTALADAGYDKSREFNRETTGVILGGSGLWKSITPLTTRLQYPVWEKVLKSSGFSDEDTQKIIEKIKLAYVSWEENSFPGMLTNVVAGRITNRLNLGGTNCTVDAACASSLSALKMAISELLERRCDMMLTGGFDTDNSILNYMCFTKTPAFSKKDYLNPFDASSDGMMVGEGLGMLVIKRLEDAERDGDRIYAVIKGIGTSSDGRYKSIYAPRPEGQVKALRRAYQDAGFSPSTVSLMEAHGTGTPAGDFCEFTALNNVFSENNSKKQHIALGSVKSQIGHTKAAAGSASLIKTILALHHKILPPTINITQPNPKFKIDESPFYLNTDVQPWLRKGDTPRRAGVSSFGFGGTNYHIVLEEYTKAQPGPFRIHKTPESILLSANTPEELLSRCEAVIAQLESETALEHYQELINSCKSLVVPVDAARVGFVATSLTEACHLLKLTIKMLQKQGQAESWEHPRGIYYRQTGISSEGKVVALFPGQGSQYLEMGKKLALNFPPVQDAYNALDDLFINDGLKPLSQVVFPYPGFDDNQKATQTEVIQRTENAQPAIGAFSVGLYKILEQAGFKPDFVAGHSFGELTALWAGGVLSDADYFYLVKARGQAMGTPQNVDDCDSGTMLAVNGDIGKVERIISGMSYLKIANYNSPNQVVLSGSKPEIATLQQILTKQGYSVNLLPVSAAFHTPFVSYASQPFAEALRSVTFHSPKLPVYANTTTEPYPHDSEAIQEILETQMLKSVRFEQEIENIYGNGGYYFIEIGPRRILTNLVKNTLGDRPHIAIPLNPSREKDSDLQLRQAVMQLRVAGLPLQNLDPYQHEPILTKTKGSKRMQVPLSGSNYISEKTKAAFEQALQDGYQVKSQVKSIVTEPDSKLLSNLLSEQTNVETSGNGHTETEGNGTTELITSINATEDQTTPVAQSLPSEMITVTEDITPSPSAPSLLQDTPEHTPDLAPVLSLAEPTDTPDFTQNFNPVVSIIESEDMLHTTSQTNANVQPVVGNSLEALLNQFSHHQSEILRVHEQYLNSQAQCAQIFLQLIQQQSGSLILSKTKQSVQLKPVKAQVQQQQPASITSSNTQQLPQQLPQQLPQQLPQQQLSEPTPAPAPTRTTTPVVAEFQTSSVTEPTKPVTPVSIPQAQPVVAEVPQQPKVRQISEYIQARTPETAPSPAAPVTPTTTETVSSPEATEATSISESALGESLLNVVSDKTGYPAEMLELDMDLEADLGIDSIKRVEIMGSVQDIYPELPKVSPEALAEKRTLGEIVEYLENQMSMAQKKIA; encoded by the coding sequence GTGGATAAAAGTATTTCCCCTGATCTAGAAACAAGTGATAATACTACTAAAAGCCAAAATAAATTGCATTCTCAACTGCAACAAAACCCGATTGCAATTGTCGGTATGGCAGCTTTGTTTCCTAACGCTAGAAATTTGCAGGAATATTGGGAAAATATTCTTGGCAAAGTTGATTGTATTACTGATGTTCCTAGTTCCCACTGGAATGTAGAGGACTATTATGACCCAGACCCTAAAACTCCTGACAAAACCTATGCTAAACGCGGTGGATTCCTACCAGATGTCAAGTTTGATCCTCTAGAATTTGGTCTGCCACCCGATACCCTCGAAGCCATTGATTCTGCTCAATTGCTTGGTCTGATGATGGCAAAGACAGCACTGGCAGATGCGGGCTATGACAAATCTCGGGAATTTAACCGGGAAACTACTGGAGTCATCCTCGGTGGCAGTGGGTTATGGAAAAGCATTACACCTCTGACCACCCGCTTACAGTACCCGGTTTGGGAAAAGGTTCTCAAAAGTAGTGGCTTCTCCGATGAGGATACCCAAAAAATCATTGAGAAAATTAAATTAGCCTATGTGTCATGGGAAGAGAACTCGTTTCCTGGCATGTTAACCAATGTGGTTGCAGGACGAATTACTAACCGTCTGAACTTAGGGGGAACTAACTGTACCGTAGATGCAGCCTGTGCTAGCTCCCTGAGTGCGCTTAAGATGGCGATTAGCGAACTGTTGGAACGTCGCTGTGACATGATGCTCACGGGAGGGTTTGACACCGACAATTCTATCCTCAACTACATGTGTTTCACCAAAACCCCTGCCTTTTCTAAAAAAGACTATTTGAATCCGTTCGATGCATCCTCCGATGGCATGATGGTGGGTGAAGGTTTAGGTATGTTGGTGATTAAACGCCTGGAGGATGCGGAACGGGATGGCGATCGCATTTATGCCGTCATCAAAGGTATTGGTACATCCAGTGATGGTCGATACAAGAGTATCTACGCTCCTCGTCCAGAAGGACAAGTCAAAGCATTGCGTCGAGCCTATCAAGATGCAGGCTTTTCTCCCTCAACAGTTAGCTTGATGGAAGCCCATGGCACAGGAACCCCAGCCGGTGACTTCTGTGAATTTACCGCATTAAATAATGTCTTTAGCGAGAATAACTCGAAGAAACAACATATCGCCTTAGGAAGTGTTAAATCCCAGATTGGTCATACAAAGGCGGCGGCGGGGTCTGCGAGTCTGATTAAAACAATACTAGCTCTCCATCACAAGATTCTACCGCCGACGATTAATATCACTCAACCCAACCCCAAGTTTAAGATTGATGAGTCTCCGTTTTACCTGAATACAGACGTGCAACCCTGGCTGCGGAAAGGCGATACCCCCAGACGGGCGGGAGTGAGTTCCTTTGGGTTTGGAGGTACTAATTATCATATCGTCCTGGAAGAGTATACCAAAGCACAACCTGGTCCGTTTCGTATACACAAGACTCCTGAGTCAATTCTACTGTCGGCTAATACTCCAGAAGAGTTGTTAAGTCGATGTGAGGCTGTCATCGCCCAATTAGAATCAGAGACTGCTCTGGAGCACTATCAAGAACTGATTAACTCCTGTAAATCCTTAGTCGTTCCTGTGGATGCTGCTAGAGTGGGCTTTGTGGCAACATCCTTAACTGAAGCTTGCCACTTGCTCAAGCTGACGATAAAGATGCTGCAAAAACAAGGGCAAGCAGAATCCTGGGAACATCCCCGTGGCATCTACTACCGCCAGACAGGTATTTCTTCTGAAGGCAAAGTGGTGGCTCTATTTCCTGGTCAAGGCTCTCAGTACCTGGAGATGGGTAAGAAACTGGCACTCAACTTCCCCCCAGTGCAAGATGCCTATAATGCTCTTGATGACCTGTTTATTAACGATGGTTTAAAACCCCTTTCTCAAGTTGTTTTCCCTTACCCTGGGTTTGATGACAATCAAAAGGCGACTCAGACTGAGGTTATACAGCGTACTGAAAATGCTCAACCCGCCATTGGTGCTTTCAGTGTGGGTCTGTATAAAATCCTGGAACAAGCTGGGTTTAAGCCGGATTTTGTGGCAGGACATAGCTTTGGAGAACTGACAGCACTTTGGGCTGGTGGAGTATTAAGCGACGCAGATTACTTCTACCTAGTTAAAGCTCGGGGTCAAGCTATGGGTACCCCCCAGAATGTTGACGATTGTGATTCTGGCACCATGCTAGCGGTGAATGGCGATATCGGTAAGGTGGAGCGAATCATCTCTGGTATGTCTTATCTGAAGATAGCCAATTATAATTCTCCGAATCAGGTCGTGCTCTCTGGATCTAAGCCAGAAATTGCCACCTTACAACAAATTCTGACCAAACAAGGCTATTCCGTTAACCTATTACCCGTATCAGCCGCATTCCATACTCCGTTTGTCTCTTATGCCAGTCAACCCTTTGCTGAAGCCTTGCGGTCTGTTACTTTCCACAGTCCTAAACTCCCAGTCTATGCCAATACCACTACTGAACCTTACCCCCATGACTCTGAGGCGATTCAAGAAATCCTAGAAACCCAGATGCTCAAGTCAGTGCGGTTTGAGCAAGAAATAGAAAACATTTACGGCAATGGTGGTTATTACTTTATCGAAATTGGACCGAGACGAATCCTCACCAATTTGGTCAAGAATACCCTAGGCGATCGCCCCCATATCGCCATCCCCCTCAATCCTAGTCGGGAAAAAGATAGTGATTTGCAACTGCGGCAAGCAGTGATGCAGTTACGGGTAGCGGGCTTGCCTTTACAAAACCTAGATCCTTATCAACATGAGCCTATCCTTACCAAAACCAAAGGTAGCAAACGGATGCAGGTGCCCTTAAGTGGCAGTAACTACATCAGTGAGAAGACCAAAGCGGCTTTTGAGCAAGCGTTGCAGGATGGATACCAGGTTAAGTCACAGGTTAAGTCAATTGTCACTGAACCTGATTCTAAGTTGCTTTCAAACCTGTTATCTGAACAAACCAACGTGGAAACAAGCGGAAACGGACACACAGAAACAGAGGGAAATGGCACAACAGAGCTAATTACCTCTATCAATGCAACTGAGGATCAGACAACTCCTGTGGCTCAATCTCTGCCATCTGAAATGATAACGGTTACCGAAGACATCACTCCGTCTCCATCGGCACCGAGTCTTCTCCAAGATACGCCAGAGCACACTCCCGATTTAGCGCCAGTGCTTTCCTTAGCTGAACCAACTGACACTCCAGATTTCACTCAAAATTTCAATCCTGTTGTTTCTATTATCGAATCAGAAGACATGTTACACACTACATCTCAAACCAACGCTAATGTCCAGCCAGTGGTAGGCAACAGTCTAGAAGCACTACTGAATCAATTTAGTCACCATCAATCAGAAATTCTGCGAGTGCATGAACAGTATCTTAATAGTCAGGCACAGTGTGCTCAAATCTTTTTACAACTGATTCAGCAACAATCTGGCTCTTTAATTCTTAGCAAAACCAAACAGTCAGTCCAGTTGAAGCCAGTGAAGGCACAAGTTCAGCAACAGCAACCTGCCTCGATTACTTCTAGCAACACTCAACAGTTGCCTCAACAGTTGCCTCAACAGTTGCCTCAACAGTTGCCTCAACAACAGTTGTCTGAGCCGACTCCTGCTCCTGCTCCTACTCGCACGACTACTCCAGTAGTTGCTGAATTTCAAACTAGCTCAGTGACTGAGCCAACCAAGCCAGTAACTCCTGTATCTATTCCTCAAGCGCAACCTGTAGTAGCAGAAGTGCCTCAGCAGCCTAAGGTTCGTCAAATTTCTGAGTATATTCAGGCTCGCACTCCCGAGACAGCACCATCTCCAGCGGCTCCTGTAACACCTACCACTACGGAAACTGTCTCGTCACCTGAAGCCACTGAAGCCACTTCTATATCAGAGTCTGCTCTGGGCGAGTCTTTGTTAAATGTCGTCAGTGACAAGACTGGTTATCCCGCAGAAATGTTGGAACTAGATATGGATTTAGAGGCAGATTTAGGGATTGACTCGATTAAACGGGTGGAAATTATGGGTTCAGTGCAGGATATCTACCCTGAACTGCCCAAAGTGAGTCCAGAGGCCCTAGCAGAAAAGCGCACTCTTGGTGAGATTGTTGAGTACCTGGAAAACCAAATGTCAATGGCTCAAAAAAAAATAGCGTAG
- the tnpA gene encoding IS200/IS605 family transposase yields MKNKFKYNKNIVYSCKYHVVWCPKYRRPVLVEEVEARLKELLYQIAEEIQVEIIELEVMPDHVHLLCECDPQFGIHRVVKRFKGATSRYLREQFPHLKSRLPTLWTNSYFLSTVGGAPLETIKRYVANQKEV; encoded by the coding sequence ATGAAAAATAAATTCAAATACAATAAAAACATTGTCTACTCATGTAAATACCACGTCGTATGGTGCCCTAAATACCGCAGACCAGTACTAGTAGAAGAGGTGGAAGCAAGACTAAAAGAACTCCTCTACCAAATAGCAGAGGAGATCCAAGTCGAAATTATCGAATTAGAGGTAATGCCTGATCATGTTCACCTACTCTGTGAATGCGATCCTCAGTTTGGCATCCACAGAGTGGTTAAAAGGTTTAAAGGAGCAACTAGCAGGTACCTTAGAGAGCAGTTTCCTCATCTGAAAAGTAGGTTGCCTACCTTATGGACTAATTCTTACTTTCTGTCCACGGTTGGAGGTGCTCCACTAGAGACAATCAAACGGTATGTTGCTAACCAAAAAGAGGTTTAG